A section of the Bradyrhizobium oligotrophicum S58 genome encodes:
- a CDS encoding FixH family protein translates to MASRSERSKPLTGRMVLAMLIAFFGTVIGVNVYMMKMAISTLPGTDVDSAYSASLGYEKEIAAARAQEARRWQVEAHIERGAGGGAIVQVNARDANGNPVSGLTFQGRLERPADKRADQEVALAEVGGGIYRGTAEAIAPGQWDLVLEGDSSGRRMFLSKNRVLLN, encoded by the coding sequence ATGGCCAGCCGTTCCGAACGATCCAAGCCGTTGACCGGACGCATGGTGCTCGCCATGCTGATCGCCTTCTTCGGGACCGTGATCGGGGTCAACGTCTACATGATGAAGATGGCGATCTCGACCCTGCCGGGCACCGACGTCGACAGCGCCTACAGCGCAAGTCTCGGCTATGAGAAGGAGATCGCGGCGGCGCGTGCTCAGGAGGCGCGGCGCTGGCAGGTCGAGGCGCATATCGAGCGCGGCGCCGGCGGCGGCGCCATCGTGCAGGTGAATGCGCGTGACGCCAACGGCAATCCGGTGTCGGGCCTGACATTCCAGGGCCGGCTCGAGCGTCCCGCCGACAAGCGCGCCGACCAGGAGGTCGCACTCGCCGAGGTCGGCGGCGGCATCTATCGCGGCACCGCGGAAGCGATCGCGCCCGGTCAGTGGGACCTCGTGCTGGAAGGCGACTCCAGCGGCCGCCGCATGTTCCTGTCCAAGAATCGCGTGCTGCTGAACTGA